One Halichondria panicea chromosome 3, odHalPani1.1, whole genome shotgun sequence genomic region harbors:
- the LOC135333677 gene encoding uncharacterized protein LOC135333677 isoform X2: MVDLADNVGNTPLMRAAFRGQEYTVKELLSSGASPLCTNKDGETALMVVKGSDYSNPSTIKLLEEAAESHSHPQSVQVLPKNWTVVTDTETNKPVYQNKAAGETLSTPPGCKCVLVLYSAHGSVCFTSCVDPLHQTPTHPGVTFYEEPQEKEFTSTGGHADFDNGVQVTVPANAVPIGTFVGIKVQPSFASKDVFVMPEGIQSASPSYLICGEGLNGEVTLSMEHHVRVSTQQEADDLLFLQADSSPKRSVSKSIYVYQEVPVSEFTPGGNTGRLKLGTRLKNFFKIGRRKRGNTDSNLYTVRVYRSPSHTTGDRLAIIVASLFGSLYAKFLETLDKVIILQDYPEVSSKSIDRTTQESLTFVDMCATLNIDPVQGWSVEPDKELISRSEVDQPEMEKLRPEDLHNYPPRIICRFFPEENAPKRTTCTISLSGLLPQVKVHLPLIPTPKVAVDTTKLQEATDELRRSALAVSDTQLGSTVKSVVSLMERMTAALRSSSLSKLTDHTDSIRTEITSVLVVTRRVVQECTVQSISENMGASLSKMETLSHQLCIVAKVKLRNCLDQSEETAALVDLVENGANLLRAVDCLLRDMRTLSGVSGLAERIDIEHPLLNNEIETTEFVYLAAHFDNVIMYSQMLGLNRSQQASVRQLLVLYDMQTAMMECLSLWQRSNPAAATYRTLLKLLVRMKKYNIANDVFKHCLENSKLT, encoded by the exons atggtggacctggctgacaat GTTGGGAACACTCCACTCATGAGGGCAGCCTTCAGGGGACAAGAATATACTGTAAAGGAGCTTCTCTCATCAGGGGCTTCCCCTCTCTGCACTAATAAA GATGGAGAGACTGCTTTGATGGTGGTTAAGGGATCTGATTATTCTAACCCTTCAACAATAAAGTTGCTTGAGGAAGCTGCTGAATCACAT tcaCATCCGCAGTCTGTGCAGGTCCTCCCCAAGAACTGGACTGTTGTCACTGACACAGAAAC GAATAAGCCAGTCTACCAGAACAAGGCAGCAGGGGAAACCCTCTCCACACCACCTGGATGtaagtgtgtgcttgtgctgtATTCAGCACATGGTTCTGTGTGTTTTACCTCCTGTGTAGATCCCTTGCACCAAACTCCCACACACCCTGGTGTCACTTTCTACGAGGAGCCTCAAGAGAAGGAGTTCACCTCCACTGGTGGACATGCTGACTTTGATAATGGAGTGCAAGTGACTGTTCCAGCTAATGCTGTCCCAATAGGGACCTTTGTGGGCATTAAAGTTCAACCCAGCTTTGCCTCCAAGGATGTGTTTGTGATGCCAGAGGGCATTCAATCTGCCAGTCCGTCCTATTTGATCTGTGGTGAAGGTCTAAACGGAGAGGTGACCCTGAGCATGGAGCATCATGTACGAGTGTCCACCCAACAAGAAGCTGATGACCTCTTATTTCTCCAAGCTGACTCGTCTCCCAAGAGATCTGTTTCAAAAAGTATTTACGTGTACCAGGAGGTACCAGTGTCAGAGTTCACTCCTGGAGGAAACACCGGGAGACTGAAGCTGGGCACACGACTGAAGAACTTCTTTAAAATTGGGAGGAGAAAAAGAG GCAATACTGACAGTAACCTCTACACTGTCAGAGTCTATCGGTCTCCTTCACACACAACTGGGGACAGGCTAGCCATCATTGTAGCCAGTCTCTTTGGGAGCTTATACGCTAAG TTTCTAGAGACACTTGATAAAGTGATCATCCTACAAGACTATCCAGAAGTGTCTTCAAAGTCAATTGACAGGACGACTCAAGAATCACTGACGTTTGTTGATATGTGTGCCACTCTCAACATTGACCCAGTGCAGGGATGGTCTGTGGAACCAGACAAGGAATTG ATCTCGCGTAGTGAAGTGGATCAGCCTGAGATGGAGAAACTCAGGCCTGAGGATCTTCACAACTACCCTCCCAGGATAATCTGCAGGTTCTTCCCTGAGGAGAATGCTCCCAAGAGAACCACCTGTACCATCTCCTTGTCTGGACTCCTGCCACAGGTCAAAGTTCATCTACCATTGATTCCCACTCCCAAAGTTGCTGTGGATACTACTAAACTACAG GAGGCCACTGATGAGTTGAGAAGGTCTGCCCTGGCAGTGAGTGACACACAACTTGGCTCTACTGTGAAGAGTGTAGTGTCTCTGATGGAGAGAATGACTGCTGCTCTGAG GTCATCTTCTCTGAGTAAGCTGACAGACCACACTGACTCCATACGGACAGAGATAACGTCTGTCCTTGTAGTGACCAGGAGGGTTGTCCAGGAGTGCACAGTACAGAGCATCAGTGAGAACATGGGAGCCAGTCTCTCTAAGATGGAGACTTTATCTCACCAGCTTTGTATAGTGGCCAAGGTCAAACTGAGAAACTGTCTAG ACCAGTCAGAGGAGACAGCTGCTCTTGTTGACCTGGTGGAGAATGGAGCTAATCTATTGAGAGCTGTGGACTGTCTACTCAGGGACATGCGCACACTCAGTGGAGTCAGTG GCCTGGCAGAGAGGATAGACATTGAACACCCTCTACTCAACAACGAGATTGAGACAACAGAGTTCGTGTATTTGGCTGCACATTTCGACAACGTGATAATGTACTCTCAGATGTTGGGACTCAATCGTTCTCAGCAAGCTAGTGTGAGGCAGCTTCTAGTTTTATATGACATGCAAACGGCCATGATGGAGTGCTTGTCCCTGTGGCAGAGGAGTAACCCAGCTGCTGCAACTTATAGAACTCTTCTGAAACTACTCGTAAGAATGAAGAAATATAACATTGCGAATGATGTGTTCAAACATTGCCTAGAGAATAGTAAACTtacatag
- the LOC135333792 gene encoding uncharacterized protein LOC135333792 isoform X2: protein MTLLVKCSNIAKRMCCTVREVCAKFTSMPLSLRVCEEEVKARMGLVECVNHNLVEPALPSSTRNTLWHLHRGISTCGAFILMLVLCFLCIGLPIIIILCENGLHIAAV, encoded by the exons ATGACATTGCTAGTAAAGTGTTCAAACATTGCCAAGAGAATG TGTTGTACAGTGCGTGAGGTGTGTGCCAAGTTCACCTCCATGCCATTGTCACTGAG AGTGTGTGAGGAGGAGGTCAAGGCGAGGATGGGATTGGTGGAGTGTGTCAACCACAACCTAGTGGAGCCGGCCCTACCATCATCTACGAGAAACACG ctttggcatctccaccgaggcatcagcacctgcggtgctttcatattGATGTTGGTACTGTGTTTCCTGTGTATAG gtcttcctataataattatactctgtGAGAACGGACTACATATAG CAGCTGTGTGA
- the LOC135333755 gene encoding cortactin-binding protein 2-like, producing the protein MDVHSASAASVDDLSAVRDAIKRGEDVNSVNKDGCTPLQLAAKKGHTDYVRELLSCGAVVDIADEDGVTPLMQAALHGHEDTVKELLSSGALIDNTNKHGQTALMLASNPSTIELLEEAAKSLSRPQFVRVLPKNWTVVTDTETKKQVYQNKTAGETLSTPPGYPLHQSSAHPGVTFYDEPLEKRFTSTGGHADFENGVEVTVPAHAVPAGTSVGIKVQPGLAPKGVFVIPGGIQSASPSYLISGEGINGEVTLSMEHHVRVSTQQEANDLVFLQADSSPKIVGSKSVYVYREVPDGRSEFNPRENTGRLTRRLPKKQFLKVGLRF; encoded by the exons ATGGACGTACACAGTGCTAGTGCTGCCAGTGTTGATGACTTAAGTGCCGTGAGAGATGCCATCAAGAGGGGAGAGGATGTTAATAGTGTGAATAAA GATGGGTGTACTCCACTCCAATTGGCAGCCAAgaaaggtcacactgactaTGTTCGAGAGCTGCTCTCGTgtggagccgtggtggacatAGCAGAtgag GATGGGGTCACTCCCCTCATGCAGGCAGCCTTGCATGGACATGAAGATACTGTCAAGGAGCTTCTCTCATCAGGGGCTTTGATTGACAACACTAATAAA CATGGACAGACTGCTCTGATGTTGGCCTCTAACCCTTCAACTATCGAGCTTTTGGAAGAAGCTGCTAAATCACTT tCACGTCCACAGTTTGTTCGGGTCCTTCCCAAAAACTGGACAGTTGTCACTGACACAGAAAC GAAGAAGCAGGTCTACCAGAACAAGACAGCAGGAGAAACCCTCTCCACACCACCTGGat ATCCCCTCCACCAAAGCTCTGCACACCCTGGTGTTACTTTCTATGACGAGCCTCTAGAGAAGAGGTTCACCTCCACTGGTGGACATGCCGACTTTGAAAATGGAGTTGAAGTGACTGTTCCTGCTCATGCTGTCCCAGCAGGAACCTCTGTGGGCATTAAAGTCCAACCCGGCCTTGCCCCCAAGGGTGTGTTTGTGATACCTGGGGGCATTCAGTCTGCAAGTCCGTCCTACTTGATCTCTGGTGAAGGTATAAACGGAGAGGTGACCCTGAGCATGGAGCATCATGTGCGAGTGTCCACCCAACAAGAAGCTAATGACCTCGTTTTTCTCCAAGCTGACTCATCTCCCAAGATAGTCGGTTCAAAGAGTGTCTATGTGTACCGGGAGGTACCGGACGGCAGATCAGAGTTCAATCCTAGAGAAAACACTGGGAGACTGACCAGACGTTTGCCAAAGAAGCAGTTCTTGAAAGTTGGTCTTCGATTTTAA
- the LOC135333677 gene encoding uncharacterized protein LOC135333677 isoform X1, translating into MVSQLTTKTLVSYLELHYYLWCSTQLCLGMASAELRLKIDDVARAGDLSALQDAIKRGEDVNSVDSGWRTPLYWAAREGHTDCVRELLSSGAVVDLADEIGRTPLYWAASQGHTDCVRELLSSGAVVDLANKAGWTPLQRAASGGYTECVRELLSSGAMVDLADNVGNTPLMRAAFRGQEYTVKELLSSGASPLCTNKDGETALMVVKGSDYSNPSTIKLLEEAAESHSHPQSVQVLPKNWTVVTDTETNKPVYQNKAAGETLSTPPGYPLHQTPTHPGVTFYEEPQEKEFTSTGGHADFDNGVQVTVPANAVPIGTFVGIKVQPSFASKDVFVMPEGIQSASPSYLICGEGLNGEVTLSMEHHVRVSTQQEADDLLFLQADSSPKRSVSKSIYVYQEVPVSEFTPGGNTGRLKLGTRLKNFFKIGRRKRGNTDSNLYTVRVYRSPSHTTGDRLAIIVASLFGSLYAKFLETLDKVIILQDYPEVSSKSIDRTTQESLTFVDMCATLNIDPVQGWSVEPDKELISRSEVDQPEMEKLRPEDLHNYPPRIICRFFPEENAPKRTTCTISLSGLLPQVKVHLPLIPTPKVAVDTTKLQEATDELRRSALAVSDTQLGSTVKSVVSLMERMTAALRSSSLSKLTDHTDSIRTEITSVLVVTRRVVQECTVQSISENMGASLSKMETLSHQLCIVAKVKLRNCLDQSEETAALVDLVENGANLLRAVDCLLRDMRTLSGVSGLAERIDIEHPLLNNEIETTEFVYLAAHFDNVIMYSQMLGLNRSQQASVRQLLVLYDMQTAMMECLSLWQRSNPAAATYRTLLKLLVRMKKYNIANDVFKHCLENSKLT; encoded by the exons ATGGTTTCACAGCTTACTACAAAGACACTTGTCAGCTACTTAGAGCTCCATTATTACTTGTGGTGTTCAACACAGCTCTGTTTAGGTATGGCTTCTGCAGAACTAAGACTGAAAATAGACGATGTTGCCAGGGCTGGTGACTTGAGTGCTTTACAAGATGCCATCAAGAGGGGAGAAGATGTCAATAGTGTGGATTCG GGTTGGCGTACTCCACTCTATTGGGCAGCCAGAGAAGggcacactgactgtgttagagagctgctctcctcaggagccgtggtggacctggctgatgag ATCGGGCGCACTCCACTCTATTGGGCAGCCAGTcaaggtcacactgactgtgttagagagctgctctcctcaggagccgtggtggacctggctaacaag gctgggtggactccactccAAAGGGCAGCCAGTGGAGGTTACACTGAATGtgttagagagctgctctcctcaggagccatggtggacctggctgacaat GTTGGGAACACTCCACTCATGAGGGCAGCCTTCAGGGGACAAGAATATACTGTAAAGGAGCTTCTCTCATCAGGGGCTTCCCCTCTCTGCACTAATAAA GATGGAGAGACTGCTTTGATGGTGGTTAAGGGATCTGATTATTCTAACCCTTCAACAATAAAGTTGCTTGAGGAAGCTGCTGAATCACAT tcaCATCCGCAGTCTGTGCAGGTCCTCCCCAAGAACTGGACTGTTGTCACTGACACAGAAAC GAATAAGCCAGTCTACCAGAACAAGGCAGCAGGGGAAACCCTCTCCACACCACCTGGAT ATCCCTTGCACCAAACTCCCACACACCCTGGTGTCACTTTCTACGAGGAGCCTCAAGAGAAGGAGTTCACCTCCACTGGTGGACATGCTGACTTTGATAATGGAGTGCAAGTGACTGTTCCAGCTAATGCTGTCCCAATAGGGACCTTTGTGGGCATTAAAGTTCAACCCAGCTTTGCCTCCAAGGATGTGTTTGTGATGCCAGAGGGCATTCAATCTGCCAGTCCGTCCTATTTGATCTGTGGTGAAGGTCTAAACGGAGAGGTGACCCTGAGCATGGAGCATCATGTACGAGTGTCCACCCAACAAGAAGCTGATGACCTCTTATTTCTCCAAGCTGACTCGTCTCCCAAGAGATCTGTTTCAAAAAGTATTTACGTGTACCAGGAGGTACCAGTGTCAGAGTTCACTCCTGGAGGAAACACCGGGAGACTGAAGCTGGGCACACGACTGAAGAACTTCTTTAAAATTGGGAGGAGAAAAAGAG GCAATACTGACAGTAACCTCTACACTGTCAGAGTCTATCGGTCTCCTTCACACACAACTGGGGACAGGCTAGCCATCATTGTAGCCAGTCTCTTTGGGAGCTTATACGCTAAG TTTCTAGAGACACTTGATAAAGTGATCATCCTACAAGACTATCCAGAAGTGTCTTCAAAGTCAATTGACAGGACGACTCAAGAATCACTGACGTTTGTTGATATGTGTGCCACTCTCAACATTGACCCAGTGCAGGGATGGTCTGTGGAACCAGACAAGGAATTG ATCTCGCGTAGTGAAGTGGATCAGCCTGAGATGGAGAAACTCAGGCCTGAGGATCTTCACAACTACCCTCCCAGGATAATCTGCAGGTTCTTCCCTGAGGAGAATGCTCCCAAGAGAACCACCTGTACCATCTCCTTGTCTGGACTCCTGCCACAGGTCAAAGTTCATCTACCATTGATTCCCACTCCCAAAGTTGCTGTGGATACTACTAAACTACAG GAGGCCACTGATGAGTTGAGAAGGTCTGCCCTGGCAGTGAGTGACACACAACTTGGCTCTACTGTGAAGAGTGTAGTGTCTCTGATGGAGAGAATGACTGCTGCTCTGAG GTCATCTTCTCTGAGTAAGCTGACAGACCACACTGACTCCATACGGACAGAGATAACGTCTGTCCTTGTAGTGACCAGGAGGGTTGTCCAGGAGTGCACAGTACAGAGCATCAGTGAGAACATGGGAGCCAGTCTCTCTAAGATGGAGACTTTATCTCACCAGCTTTGTATAGTGGCCAAGGTCAAACTGAGAAACTGTCTAG ACCAGTCAGAGGAGACAGCTGCTCTTGTTGACCTGGTGGAGAATGGAGCTAATCTATTGAGAGCTGTGGACTGTCTACTCAGGGACATGCGCACACTCAGTGGAGTCAGTG GCCTGGCAGAGAGGATAGACATTGAACACCCTCTACTCAACAACGAGATTGAGACAACAGAGTTCGTGTATTTGGCTGCACATTTCGACAACGTGATAATGTACTCTCAGATGTTGGGACTCAATCGTTCTCAGCAAGCTAGTGTGAGGCAGCTTCTAGTTTTATATGACATGCAAACGGCCATGATGGAGTGCTTGTCCCTGTGGCAGAGGAGTAACCCAGCTGCTGCAACTTATAGAACTCTTCTGAAACTACTCGTAAGAATGAAGAAATATAACATTGCGAATGATGTGTTCAAACATTGCCTAGAGAATAGTAAACTtacatag
- the LOC135333792 gene encoding uncharacterized protein LOC135333792 isoform X1 — protein MTLLVKCSNIAKRMCCTVREVCAKFTSMPLSLRVCEEEVKARMGLVECVNHNLVEPALPSSTRNTLWHLHRGISTCGAFILMLVLCFLCIGLPIIIILCENGLHIGCTLIKT, from the exons ATGACATTGCTAGTAAAGTGTTCAAACATTGCCAAGAGAATG TGTTGTACAGTGCGTGAGGTGTGTGCCAAGTTCACCTCCATGCCATTGTCACTGAG AGTGTGTGAGGAGGAGGTCAAGGCGAGGATGGGATTGGTGGAGTGTGTCAACCACAACCTAGTGGAGCCGGCCCTACCATCATCTACGAGAAACACG ctttggcatctccaccgaggcatcagcacctgcggtgctttcatattGATGTTGGTACTGTGTTTCCTGTGTATAG gtcttcctataataattatactctgtGAGAACGGACTACATATAG GGTGCACTTTAATCAAAACTTAG